In Candidatus Auribacterota bacterium, the DNA window ACCGTCGCGGCGCGGTATATGTCCACGAGCTCGCCTATCGTATCCACAATGAGCACCGCGCGGGGAGGGAGCGCTTCCCCGCGGGACATGCATGATCTGAGGACGCACCGCTCCCCCCGTGCCTCCGCGAGGGCCTTCACTTCAGCGGCCCTCTCCGGATGCCGCGGGACGATGATCAGCGCTGGTTCGCCCCCCGCGCTCCTGACAGCCCGGTACGCGTCGAGCACGATCTCCTCTTCCCCCCTGTGCGTGCTGCCGGCGACAATCACATCCTGGCGCGGGCTTAAGCCGAGCGAGGAGATGATGGTGAGGCGGGCCTGTTCGTCGCCGGGGGTTATTCCACAGTCGAATTTCATGTTTCCGGTTATGGCGATCTTCTCCGAGGGGGCGCCTATGGCCTGGATTCTCCGCGCGTCGAGATCCGTCTGCATGCTGAAGATGGCCACCCTGCTCAAGAAGCGTTTCAGGAAGGAGCGGGCGCAGCGGTAGCCGGGGAAGGACCGATCTGAGATCCGGCCGTTGATGATGGCAATCGGAATGCGCTTCTCGGCGGCGGCGCAGATGAAGTTCGGCCAGATTTCAGTCTCAACAAGAACGATCAGTTCGGGGGATATGAGCCGCAGCGCGCGCCTCACCGCGAAGCTCATGTCCAGAGGGAAGTAGATCACCACCCCCGCGTCTCCGATTTTCTCCCCGGCCACCCTCTGGCCGGTGAGGGTCACGGTTGAGAGCAGGATCTGCAACTCGGGCAGCTCTGCGTGAACGCGCTTCACGAGCGGCATCACCGCGAGCACTTCGCCGACAGAAACTGCGTGGAACCATACGCGCCTCCCGCCCCCGAGCCGCCGCCTCACTGAATGGGGGTAGAAGCCGAGGCGCTGTTTCAGGCCGACGCGATATTTCTCACGACGCGCCACCTGCACCGCGTAGTACGGCAGGGTGAGGATAAAATAGAGTGTGATGAGTATATTGTACAGGAACATCATGTCAGTGCTGATCCTCCGCGCACATGTTATCGCCCAGCATCTTTAATTTGGGATTTGGGGTTTGGGATTTGGGATTTTTATCCTCTCACGCCCGCGGGTGAGCCTTCTCATAGACGTGCTTCATCCGCTCCGCGGTCACGTGTGTGTACACCTGCGTTGTTGAAAGGCTCGCGTGCCCGAGGAGCTCCTGCACCGACCGGAGGTCCGCGCCCGCGTCCAGCAGGTGCGTGGCGAAGCTGTGCCTCAGGGTGTGGGGCGACACCCTCTCGGAAAGGGCGAGCTTCCTGACGTATTTCTGGATGAGGACGCGGACTGACCTGGCGGTGAGCCTGCCCCCGTTCTTGTTGATGAATGCGATTCCACCGGTGGTGCCGCCCGATCTCAGCGGGTTGATGCCGCGTTCGCGAAAGTATTTGCTCAGCGCCTGGACCGCGTGTCTCCCCAGCGGCGCGAGCCTCTCCTTTTTCCCTTTCCCCCTGACCCGGACCACTTCGCCGAGCAGGTCTATGGCCGCGCAGTCGAGCGAGGTGAGCTCGCTCACCCGCATCCCCGTGCTGTAGAGTATCTCGAGAATTGCGCGGTCTCGCAGCGAGATGAGATCCTGCCCGTCCGCGGCCTCCATCAACCGGCGGGTGGTCTCCACGTCAAGAAACATGGGCAGCGTTTTCTGCCGCTTGGGAGTGAGGATGCCCACGAACGGATTTGCCGGGATGAGCCCCTCCCGGCACAGGAACCGGTAGAAGGAGCGCAGTGCCGCGAGGGCCCTCGCGATGCTCGACTTGGACAGTGCGACGCGATTGAGCTCGGTGAGGTACTGTCGGATGAGCGAGCGATCCACTCCTCGCCAGAGCGCGCCGGGGGCGCCCCGTTCCTTCGAGGCAAGAAATCTGCCAAACCGCGCAATGTCCCGGCGGTAGTTATCAAGCGTGTGGGGAGACGCGTTTTTCTCCACGCGGAGATAATTAAAGTAGTGATCGGAAAAAGTATCCATCGTGTGCGAGCGATCGGGTAATGAGGTTATCGGGTGGTCTCGCCTCCCGGCTCCCCGTCCCCCACCGGCTGCGGGTTTTTCGCGCTGATTTCCTCGATGCTCTTTGCGCTGAAACGGCATTTCGGGTAATTGCTGCAGCCGTAGAACGGCGCCCCCCCCCGCCCCCTCCGCTTAACGATGTAGCCCCCGCAGTCGGGCTGGGGGCAGTTGACGCCGGTGGATTTCGGTTTGATGTACCTGCATGCGGGGTATCCGGTGCATGCGATAAACTTGCCGTAGCGTCCGTGCCGTTCCATGAGCGCGCTGCCGCACTGCGGACATTTTTCATCGAGTGTGACCGCTTTCTCAATCGTGAAACTGCCATCCTCATGCATGATGATCGGTTTGATGTTCCGGCAGCGCGGATAGGCCGAGCAGGCGAGGAACTGCCCCTTGAGCGTGTAGCGTATGACCATCGGATGCCCGCACTTTTCGCACGTGGCGGAGGTCGGTTCGGCGGCTTTCTTCAGGCTCTTCATCGTGCTCATGGCCTTTGTCAGCGAGTTCATGAACGGCTCATAGAATTCCCTGAGCACCTGGACCCGTTCCATTTTCCCTTCTTCGATTGCGTCGAGTTTGTTTTCCATCAGGGCGGTGAATTCGACGTTGATCAGTTCGGGGAAGCCGTCGACGAGGAGGCCGTTGACGATCTCACCGAGCTGCGTGGGTTGAAAGCGCCCCTGCTCCTTGTTCACGTAGTCCCTCTTGCGGATGGTGGAGATGATCGGCGAATAGGTGCTCGGCCTGCCGATTCCCTTCTCCTCCAGCTCCTTCACGAGGGTGGCCTCGGTGTAGCGGGGCGGGGGAGCGGTGAAGTGCTGCGC includes these proteins:
- a CDS encoding 3-deoxy-D-manno-octulosonic acid transferase; amino-acid sequence: MMFLYNILITLYFILTLPYYAVQVARREKYRVGLKQRLGFYPHSVRRRLGGGRRVWFHAVSVGEVLAVMPLVKRVHAELPELQILLSTVTLTGQRVAGEKIGDAGVVIYFPLDMSFAVRRALRLISPELIVLVETEIWPNFICAAAEKRIPIAIINGRISDRSFPGYRCARSFLKRFLSRVAIFSMQTDLDARRIQAIGAPSEKIAITGNMKFDCGITPGDEQARLTIISSLGLSPRQDVIVAGSTHRGEEEIVLDAYRAVRSAGGEPALIIVPRHPERAAEVKALAEARGERCVLRSCMSRGEALPPRAVLIVDTIGELVDIYRAATVVFVGKSLVAGGGQNIIEPASMGKAVLFGPSMHNFREAAELLLKNKGAIQVGNARALQEALTFLLRDRDARESMGRRAAESMSLSRGATRRNLEIIKKLLVKSAD
- the xerC gene encoding tyrosine recombinase XerC is translated as MDTFSDHYFNYLRVEKNASPHTLDNYRRDIARFGRFLASKERGAPGALWRGVDRSLIRQYLTELNRVALSKSSIARALAALRSFYRFLCREGLIPANPFVGILTPKRQKTLPMFLDVETTRRLMEAADGQDLISLRDRAILEILYSTGMRVSELTSLDCAAIDLLGEVVRVRGKGKKERLAPLGRHAVQALSKYFRERGINPLRSGGTTGGIAFINKNGGRLTARSVRVLIQKYVRKLALSERVSPHTLRHSFATHLLDAGADLRSVQELLGHASLSTTQVYTHVTAERMKHVYEKAHPRA